In one Mucilaginibacter sp. PAMB04168 genomic region, the following are encoded:
- a CDS encoding heme exporter protein CcmB, which produces MELLNQTGYLLKKEILLEWRSKYAFNGVLLYIVSTVFVCYISFNLSPGFTKSPGYPLVWNVLFWIIILFASVNAIAKSFLQESRSRLLYYYTIASPHAIILSKTIYNALLMTLLSILALIVYSLFFSNRLGDGLWYFLVVITGSITFSTVFTMVSAIAAKAGNNGTLMAILSFPVIIPVIMLLVKISKSAMDGVDRSLTYGNFGVLAAINVIVIAVSLILFPFLWRD; this is translated from the coding sequence ATGGAATTGTTAAACCAAACCGGTTATTTGCTAAAGAAAGAGATACTGCTGGAGTGGCGTTCCAAATATGCTTTTAACGGTGTACTACTTTATATCGTATCAACCGTTTTTGTATGCTACATTTCGTTCAACCTTTCGCCTGGTTTTACTAAAAGCCCTGGATATCCACTGGTTTGGAACGTGTTGTTTTGGATTATCATCCTGTTTGCATCAGTAAATGCAATAGCCAAAAGCTTCTTACAGGAAAGTCGTAGCCGCTTACTGTACTATTATACTATAGCTAGTCCGCACGCCATTATACTATCAAAAACTATTTACAACGCCTTGCTCATGACGCTTTTGAGTATATTGGCGTTAATTGTTTATTCACTTTTTTTTTCGAATAGGTTAGGAGATGGCCTGTGGTACTTTTTGGTAGTTATTACCGGTAGCATTACCTTTTCAACCGTGTTTACCATGGTGTCGGCAATTGCAGCCAAGGCAGGTAATAACGGAACGCTTATGGCTATCTTAAGCTTTCCGGTGATCATTCCTGTAATTATGCTACTGGTAAAAATCAGTAAAAGCGCAATGGACGGGGTAGACCGTAGTTTAACTTATGGCAATTTTGGTGTACTGGCGGCCATTAACGTAATTGTAATAGCAGTTTCACTCATATTATTCCCATTTCTGTGGCGCGACTAA
- a CDS encoding DMT family protein, translating to MTFAWYGHLRFKDFQWSKNLPLIAIILISWGLAFFEYLFQVPANKAGYNAEGGPFSLLQLKVLQEALTITIFIIFTTVFFKTERLAWNHFVGFALIILAVFVVFKKW from the coding sequence ATGACTTTTGCCTGGTACGGGCATCTGCGTTTTAAGGATTTTCAATGGTCAAAGAACTTGCCGCTTATAGCTATAATCCTTATTAGTTGGGGGCTTGCTTTTTTCGAGTATCTGTTTCAGGTACCAGCCAACAAGGCTGGTTACAATGCTGAGGGCGGCCCTTTTAGTTTACTACAGCTTAAAGTGCTGCAGGAAGCGCTCACCATCACTATCTTTATAATCTTCACTACAGTTTTTTTTAAAACGGAACGCCTGGCATGGAACCACTTTGTAGGTTTTGCACTTATAATTTTAGCAGTGTTCGTGGTGTTTAAAAAGTGGTAG
- a CDS encoding chemotaxis protein CheB: MALNDEIKKRWQQSKVLLLGGSAGSFKILFRAVKHLPPSLNKTVIIIIHRKKNFFSEIEKLFGENSRMYLREVCDKDIIENNTIYIAPANYHTLIENENQFSLDVSESVWYSKPSIDVTFDSAADVFKEQCTAILLSGANQDGAEGLLKLRRNGSLTIVQNPAEAEMADMPNAAIHINAADYVLSIDEIFELLQI, encoded by the coding sequence TTGGCACTTAATGATGAGATTAAAAAGCGGTGGCAGCAATCAAAAGTGCTGTTGCTTGGTGGTTCGGCAGGATCATTCAAGATACTTTTTCGTGCCGTAAAACATTTGCCGCCCAGCCTCAACAAAACGGTTATTATCATCATTCACCGTAAAAAGAACTTTTTTAGCGAAATAGAAAAACTCTTCGGTGAAAATAGTCGTATGTACCTCCGCGAAGTATGTGATAAGGATATTATTGAAAATAATACTATATACATAGCGCCGGCAAATTATCATACCCTGATTGAGAACGAAAACCAGTTTAGCCTGGATGTTTCAGAATCGGTATGGTATTCCAAACCCTCAATTGACGTGACTTTTGACAGCGCGGCCGACGTTTTTAAAGAACAGTGTACTGCTATACTGCTGTCGGGCGCTAATCAGGATGGAGCTGAAGGTTTGTTAAAACTGCGTAGAAATGGGTCATTAACGATAGTGCAGAATCCCGCAGAAGCTGAAATGGCCGATATGCCTAATGCAGCTATTCATATCAACGCCGCCGACTATGTTCTAAGTATTGATGAAATATTCGAACTATTACAGATTTAG
- the gldC gene encoding gliding motility protein GldC, which translates to MKRAEIKLIVDLDDNNVPQNITWESTDAENKDAVPAKAFMLSVWDHNYKNTLSINLWTNDMPVDEMKRFFFETLQTQGDSFLRATNEKNIVEDLRDYCVHFAEKMEIVK; encoded by the coding sequence ATGAAAAGAGCTGAAATAAAACTGATAGTAGATCTGGACGATAACAATGTTCCTCAAAACATTACCTGGGAATCTACCGACGCTGAAAATAAAGATGCAGTACCCGCCAAGGCATTTATGCTGAGCGTGTGGGACCATAATTATAAGAACACGTTAAGCATTAACCTGTGGACTAACGATATGCCGGTTGATGAAATGAAACGTTTCTTTTTTGAAACCCTGCAAACCCAGGGAGACAGCTTTTTGCGTGCCACCAACGAGAAAAACATTGTCGAAGACCTGCGCGATTACTGCGTCCACTTCGCCGAGAAGATGGAGATTGTAAAGTAG
- a CDS encoding methylated-DNA--[protein]-cysteine S-methyltransferase encodes MPANKIKTSASHTFDKPTGLMYNHVTPLGIARITEQDGFIVSILIMDEGEPSHHIAGTATQSAIKQLDEYFEGKRLSFDLPLKPEGTTFQQLVWQQLQAIPYGKCITYLHQARLMNNPLAIRAIAAANGKNKIWIVVPCHRVIGSSGKLTGYAGGLWRKKWLLEHEAKIIGSGQISLGL; translated from the coding sequence ATGCCCGCAAACAAGATTAAAACTTCAGCATCTCATACTTTCGACAAACCAACAGGTTTAATGTATAATCATGTTACCCCATTGGGTATAGCGCGTATTACTGAACAAGATGGCTTTATCGTGTCGATTTTAATTATGGATGAAGGTGAACCAAGTCATCACATTGCAGGCACAGCCACTCAATCGGCAATCAAGCAACTTGATGAGTATTTTGAAGGCAAACGCTTATCATTCGATCTGCCGTTAAAACCGGAGGGCACAACTTTTCAGCAATTAGTGTGGCAGCAATTGCAAGCAATACCATATGGTAAATGCATTACCTACCTACATCAAGCAAGGTTAATGAACAACCCGCTGGCCATACGTGCCATTGCAGCCGCCAATGGTAAAAATAAAATATGGATTGTGGTACCTTGCCACCGGGTAATTGGCAGCAGCGGAAAACTAACTGGCTATGCAGGCGGCTTATGGCGAAAAAAGTGGCTTTTAGAACACGAAGCCAAAATAATAGGCTCGGGCCAGATAAGCTTAGGACTATAA
- a CDS encoding carboxypeptidase-like regulatory domain-containing protein has protein sequence MRYIAVAFLFFLLPMLGLAQTGSITGKVINADTKNPLAKVSVFLSNATYGTTTAEDGTFMLRGVKPGQYELIITSVGYEDFSQSVLVGAEPVKIEAALKARVLELREVVVTTPADWKRNYQMFLTEFFGTSAYAKQCKISNPEELTLIYKKSKKTLEAYSYDFVNIENKALGYRIKFLLKSFKSDKINNIISWQGRILYEELPGSESQKKKWEIRRQDIYYGSNLHFFRSLVSGTYDKEGFVMRLLYRRPNTERPPEEVIQRKLDKFQMVNRDSMQYWLKLYNLPKYHETLYRQPVNPDQVIRNTDQKGLFAITFPGYLYVVYTKKREMQDFKDVYRPLDMENFETSIITLYKPYALFDSNGAVVSSQTTLYEGTWSKNKIAELLPVDYVPSASYTPPYLK, from the coding sequence ATGCGGTACATTGCGGTAGCATTTCTTTTCTTTTTACTGCCCATGTTAGGGCTTGCGCAAACTGGCAGCATCACCGGGAAAGTAATTAACGCCGACACTAAAAATCCCCTTGCAAAAGTAAGCGTGTTTTTAAGTAACGCCACCTACGGTACCACAACAGCTGAAGACGGTACTTTTATGCTTAGAGGCGTAAAACCCGGGCAGTATGAGTTAATCATCACTTCGGTAGGATATGAAGACTTTTCACAATCGGTATTGGTAGGTGCTGAGCCCGTTAAAATAGAAGCTGCTTTAAAGGCCAGGGTTTTAGAACTGAGAGAGGTTGTTGTTACAACGCCTGCCGACTGGAAGCGCAATTATCAAATGTTCTTAACAGAATTTTTCGGTACATCGGCCTATGCCAAGCAATGTAAGATATCTAATCCAGAAGAATTAACGCTTATTTACAAAAAGTCAAAGAAAACGCTGGAAGCTTACTCTTACGATTTTGTGAACATTGAGAATAAAGCTTTAGGTTATCGAATCAAATTCCTTCTCAAGTCGTTTAAAAGCGATAAAATAAATAATATCATTTCCTGGCAAGGCCGCATTTTGTATGAAGAACTACCCGGCAGCGAAAGCCAGAAAAAAAAATGGGAAATTCGGCGACAGGATATCTACTACGGCTCGAACCTTCATTTTTTCCGTTCGCTGGTTAGTGGAACTTATGATAAAGAAGGATTTGTTATGCGCTTGCTCTACCGCAGGCCAAACACCGAACGCCCACCCGAAGAAGTAATACAACGTAAGCTGGATAAGTTTCAAATGGTTAACCGCGACTCGATGCAGTACTGGCTAAAGTTGTATAACCTCCCTAAGTACCACGAAACGCTGTACCGGCAGCCTGTAAATCCTGATCAGGTAATTCGGAATACCGACCAAAAGGGGCTTTTTGCCATTACTTTTCCGGGGTACCTGTATGTGGTTTACACCAAGAAGCGTGAAATGCAAGACTTTAAAGATGTATACCGCCCGCTTGATATGGAAAATTTCGAAACCAGCATCATAACTCTTTATAAGCCGTATGCACTTTTTGACAGTAATGGAGCTGTGGTATCATCTCAAACTACTTTGTATGAAGGCACCTGGTCTAAAAATAAGATTGCCGAACTGCTGCCGGTGGACTATGTACCCTCGGCCTCTTACACGCCGCCGTACCTCAAATGA
- a CDS encoding response regulator, with product MSVVNILLVDDREENIIALEALLKRDDINILSTTSPNEALRIAWENPVSIALVDVQMPEIDGFELVEMLKANPRTKDILVIFVTAISKEAKYAVKGFGTGAVDYLYKPLDPFITSAKVDAFIQLAQHQKDIKAKNEELQNYAIMVKNSADIIATVDAHSFRIQSVNPAVTKILGFQPNEVIQKSVVNLAAAVNQDAFRKKLLEIINNNLSYAIAEYQFETFDKRIIWAECRVTYSNKVLFLNISDVSPQKSYQQELIRSKEAAEHSKKIKENFLANMSHELRTPVNGIIGLTGMLRKSDLDDHQKNIVDLLDVSSQSLLGVINDVLDISKIEAGKFSIIRKPNNIRQVVKSAFDLLKYKADEKKVDLVLEIDPEIPETLLFDSLRLNQILMNLLSNAIKFTDRGYVKLQLTLLQKLNENVKLKFSIIDSGIGIPADRLNKIFESFEQADQDTNVKYGGTGLGLAIVKKLIELKGGELTVSSQLGLGSTFNFINWYSTAQKSQDEVKTDAGPRVLVPFENISILVAEDNLVNQFMLTKMLRDWNVKVEIADNGHKVIDKLLANDYNLILMDTHMPEMNGYDAAKNIRVNFSEPKRSIPIISLSAATFEHEQQQALSAGMNDILAKPFQPHQLHEKIKRLLFK from the coding sequence ATGAGTGTTGTTAATATATTATTAGTTGACGACAGGGAAGAAAATATTATAGCGTTAGAAGCCTTGCTAAAACGTGATGATATAAACATCCTATCAACCACATCACCTAACGAAGCATTACGAATTGCCTGGGAAAACCCGGTAAGCATAGCACTCGTAGATGTACAAATGCCCGAAATTGACGGTTTTGAATTAGTGGAGATGCTTAAAGCTAATCCGCGTACAAAGGATATTTTGGTCATTTTCGTAACAGCCATCTCTAAAGAAGCTAAATACGCAGTTAAAGGTTTTGGCACCGGTGCTGTTGACTATTTGTATAAACCGCTCGATCCGTTCATCACATCGGCTAAGGTGGATGCCTTTATACAACTGGCGCAACATCAAAAAGATATTAAAGCCAAAAACGAGGAGTTGCAGAACTATGCCATCATGGTTAAAAACTCTGCAGATATTATTGCTACTGTTGATGCCCACTCATTTCGCATACAATCTGTTAACCCTGCCGTTACAAAAATTTTAGGCTTTCAGCCTAATGAAGTGATTCAGAAGAGTGTTGTTAATCTGGCCGCTGCGGTTAATCAGGATGCGTTCCGGAAGAAGCTTTTAGAGATTATTAATAATAATCTGAGTTATGCTATAGCCGAATACCAGTTCGAGACGTTTGATAAGCGCATAATTTGGGCGGAGTGCCGGGTGACTTATAGTAATAAAGTGCTTTTTCTCAACATTAGCGATGTTTCTCCTCAAAAAAGTTATCAGCAGGAACTCATCAGATCTAAAGAAGCAGCAGAACATTCTAAGAAAATAAAGGAAAATTTTTTGGCTAATATGAGCCATGAGCTGCGCACACCCGTTAATGGAATTATAGGCCTTACCGGTATGCTACGTAAAAGCGACCTGGACGATCACCAAAAGAATATCGTAGATCTGTTAGATGTTTCGTCGCAATCTTTGCTAGGCGTAATTAACGATGTGCTCGATATATCCAAAATTGAGGCAGGTAAGTTTAGCATTATTCGCAAGCCAAATAATATACGTCAGGTTGTAAAATCGGCTTTTGATTTACTGAAATATAAAGCCGATGAAAAGAAAGTTGACCTGGTTTTGGAAATAGACCCCGAAATACCTGAAACACTTTTGTTCGACTCTTTACGGCTCAATCAGATACTGATGAACTTGCTGAGCAACGCAATTAAGTTTACAGATAGGGGATATGTAAAGCTACAGTTAACGTTACTTCAAAAATTAAATGAGAACGTTAAACTTAAATTCAGCATTATAGATAGTGGCATTGGTATTCCGGCCGATAGGCTGAATAAAATATTTGAATCATTTGAACAGGCCGATCAGGACACTAACGTAAAGTACGGCGGAACCGGTTTGGGCCTTGCTATTGTTAAGAAACTTATTGAGTTAAAAGGGGGCGAACTAACCGTAAGCAGCCAATTAGGCTTAGGCAGTACATTTAATTTTATTAATTGGTACAGTACAGCACAAAAATCACAAGACGAAGTTAAAACAGATGCCGGGCCAAGAGTGCTGGTGCCTTTCGAAAATATTAGTATACTGGTTGCAGAAGATAACCTGGTAAACCAGTTCATGCTAACCAAGATGTTGAGGGACTGGAACGTTAAAGTTGAAATTGCAGATAACGGCCATAAAGTGATTGATAAGCTGCTGGCTAATGATTATAATTTAATATTGATGGACACCCATATGCCCGAGATGAATGGCTATGACGCAGCTAAGAACATCAGGGTGAATTTTTCGGAACCTAAAAGAAGCATTCCTATCATATCTCTTTCGGCAGCCACGTTTGAGCACGAGCAGCAACAAGCACTTTCGGCAGGTATGAATGATATTTTGGCCAAGCCGTTCCAGCCGCATCAACTGCATGAGAAAATAAAGCGACTGCTTTTTAAGTAA
- a CDS encoding response regulator, which produces MFKLNFRTQVLTGFAISILLVFIVGIFSFRSIRQLQDNQEQVEHSQQIINTSRGILQLLVDAETGMRGYAATGKPKFLDPYNAALPRINQNLNRLENMVSADPDQQSNVSTLISLSNSALAMMRTNIETRQDLGLEYMVSRDMLINGKGVMDNVRVTIEKINIVETKSLQTGKAQTQEASDATILTISVGSAIFLVIIIVLFIYIQKTFAQQKKIEAEIKEANTELAQVLAENENKNWLLTGIGILNEKMQGQQSEKELSENVLTEVCRYTNALSGTFYLYNDDDKQLDLYSYYAFHDLGAVKNKIKLSEGWLGQVAQDQKAATIKGHLNDKLQLETSIISQELAEILIVPFFFDKKLMGVMEVAFQQELKDSDREYILAAADDIGIAINTAQARTIMHDLFEETQQQAEELEAQQEEMRVTNEELLNKTEMLQASEEELRVQQEELRTINAELEEKASLLEEKNQAIEEARAAINLKVTELETTGKYKSEFLANMSHELRTPLNSILVLARILKDNKTDNLSEDQIKYASVIFNAGNDLLTLINDILDLSKIESGKLEMQNDDVKVSEIVNDIEQLFAEVARNKKINFTSNVSGLPGLIYTDKVRVEQVIKNLLSNAFKFTPEGGHISINATPGTKPNTISFKVKDSGIGIAPEKQKVIFEAFQQADGSTSRKYGGTGLGLSISRELATLLGGQITLTSEVNQGSEFTLTIPLEATQTVAKADEEPTLPTVESFKPLNDFLQPANIQPKAGRSTPLVVIVEDDRNFADILHDYAKEHGYESIMVNEGTNAAQVIKDNMPDAVILDIMLPGKDGWQILKELKADDVTKNIPVHLMSAGEAAANKVRREGAISFLKKPINTETLDKLFADMMSQSGVQFKQILLVEDHEAQSQALKDLMQKQGITVDQAFTGEQAFTMLNQNDYQCVILDLNLPDISGLDLLDKIKAIDRFAELPVIVNTAMELDKNSVNRLMQYANAMVMKTNKSADRLIDEVNLFLHKVSSGPASAAAKPPVVASKGKEILKGKKVLVVDDDMRNIFALSSALQQYDLVVEIANDGDEALEKLERVEGIDIVLMDIMMPKMDGYEATRHIRKQNKWNKLPVIALTAKAMKEDREKCLAAGANDYITKPIDMDRLISLMQLWLEG; this is translated from the coding sequence ATGTTCAAACTAAACTTTCGTACCCAGGTGTTAACTGGGTTTGCCATTTCTATTTTACTTGTTTTTATAGTAGGTATCTTCTCTTTCCGCAGCATCAGGCAACTGCAAGACAATCAGGAACAGGTTGAGCATAGCCAGCAAATCATCAATACATCCCGTGGCATATTGCAACTTTTGGTTGATGCTGAAACCGGCATGCGTGGTTACGCCGCCACAGGTAAACCCAAATTTTTAGACCCCTATAATGCAGCGCTGCCTCGCATTAATCAGAATTTGAACCGGTTGGAGAACATGGTAAGTGCCGATCCGGATCAGCAAAGTAACGTTTCAACACTAATATCGTTATCAAATAGCGCATTGGCCATGATGCGCACTAACATAGAAACCCGTCAGGACCTGGGCCTTGAGTATATGGTATCGCGCGATATGCTTATTAATGGCAAAGGCGTAATGGATAACGTACGCGTTACCATTGAAAAGATTAATATTGTCGAAACTAAATCGCTTCAAACAGGCAAAGCGCAAACGCAAGAAGCATCTGATGCTACTATACTGACTATCTCCGTAGGTTCGGCCATATTTCTGGTTATCATAATAGTGCTGTTCATCTATATTCAAAAAACGTTTGCCCAGCAAAAGAAAATTGAAGCCGAAATTAAGGAAGCTAACACCGAACTGGCCCAGGTATTAGCTGAAAATGAAAATAAAAACTGGCTGCTAACAGGTATCGGTATCCTTAATGAAAAAATGCAGGGGCAGCAAAGTGAGAAGGAATTGTCTGAAAATGTGCTGACAGAGGTTTGTCGTTACACTAATGCACTATCGGGCACTTTTTACCTTTATAATGATGATGATAAGCAGCTGGATCTGTATTCTTACTATGCATTTCACGATCTTGGCGCTGTAAAAAATAAAATAAAGCTATCTGAAGGATGGCTGGGCCAAGTAGCCCAAGACCAGAAAGCCGCAACCATAAAAGGTCATCTAAACGATAAATTACAACTCGAAACTTCTATAATTAGCCAGGAACTGGCTGAAATACTGATTGTGCCGTTCTTCTTTGATAAGAAGTTGATGGGCGTTATGGAAGTAGCCTTTCAGCAAGAGTTGAAGGACAGCGACCGCGAGTATATACTAGCAGCTGCAGATGATATTGGCATTGCCATTAATACAGCCCAGGCGCGTACTATAATGCACGATTTGTTCGAGGAAACACAACAGCAAGCCGAAGAGCTGGAAGCCCAGCAGGAAGAAATGCGTGTTACCAACGAGGAACTGCTGAACAAGACAGAGATGCTGCAAGCTTCAGAGGAGGAATTACGGGTACAGCAGGAAGAACTGCGCACCATTAATGCTGAGTTGGAAGAGAAGGCCAGTTTACTTGAAGAAAAGAACCAGGCTATTGAAGAAGCCCGGGCAGCCATTAACCTGAAAGTAACCGAACTGGAAACTACGGGAAAATATAAATCGGAGTTTTTGGCCAACATGAGCCACGAGCTGCGTACACCTTTAAATAGTATTTTGGTATTAGCGCGTATTCTGAAAGATAATAAAACCGATAATCTAAGTGAAGATCAGATAAAATATGCCAGCGTGATATTTAATGCAGGTAACGATCTGCTAACGCTTATTAACGACATTTTAGACCTTTCGAAAATTGAATCGGGCAAGCTGGAGATGCAGAACGATGATGTGAAGGTTTCTGAAATAGTAAACGATATTGAGCAGCTGTTTGCCGAGGTTGCACGTAACAAAAAGATTAACTTCACAAGTAACGTGAGTGGTTTGCCCGGCCTGATCTACACTGATAAGGTTAGGGTGGAGCAGGTAATTAAAAATCTCTTATCAAACGCATTCAAATTTACGCCAGAAGGTGGCCATATCTCTATAAACGCTACACCGGGCACTAAACCTAACACCATTAGCTTTAAGGTTAAAGATTCGGGTATAGGCATAGCGCCCGAGAAGCAAAAAGTGATTTTTGAAGCCTTTCAACAGGCAGATGGTTCTACAAGCCGTAAATACGGTGGAACTGGGCTAGGATTATCAATTAGCCGTGAACTGGCCACTTTATTAGGTGGGCAAATTACCCTCACCAGCGAGGTAAACCAGGGTAGCGAGTTTACGCTTACCATACCTTTAGAAGCCACCCAGACAGTTGCTAAGGCCGACGAGGAACCAACTTTGCCAACGGTAGAAAGCTTTAAACCGCTTAACGATTTTCTGCAGCCGGCCAACATACAACCGAAAGCCGGCCGGAGTACGCCGCTGGTTGTAATTGTTGAAGATGACCGTAATTTTGCTGATATATTACATGATTATGCGAAAGAGCATGGTTATGAATCTATAATGGTAAACGAGGGTACCAACGCTGCACAGGTAATTAAAGATAACATGCCTGACGCCGTTATACTTGACATTATGCTACCTGGGAAAGATGGCTGGCAGATATTAAAAGAATTGAAGGCCGATGATGTTACTAAAAACATACCGGTGCATCTTATGTCAGCTGGTGAAGCCGCTGCTAATAAGGTTCGTCGTGAGGGCGCCATCAGTTTTTTGAAAAAGCCAATCAACACCGAAACGTTAGACAAACTCTTTGCCGACATGATGAGTCAAAGCGGCGTGCAGTTTAAACAAATATTGCTGGTTGAAGATCATGAAGCACAGAGCCAGGCACTTAAAGACTTAATGCAAAAGCAAGGTATTACGGTTGATCAGGCCTTTACCGGCGAACAAGCCTTTACAATGCTTAATCAAAACGATTATCAATGCGTTATATTGGATTTAAACCTACCCGATATTTCGGGGTTGGACTTGCTGGATAAAATTAAAGCTATTGATCGCTTTGCCGAACTACCGGTAATTGTGAATACGGCTATGGAACTGGATAAAAACTCAGTTAACCGGTTAATGCAGTATGCCAATGCCATGGTCATGAAAACCAACAAGTCTGCCGATAGGCTGATTGACGAGGTAAATTTGTTCTTACATAAAGTAAGTTCTGGGCCTGCATCTGCTGCGGCCAAACCACCTGTTGTTGCATCAAAAGGCAAGGAGATTTTAAAAGGCAAAAAAGTGTTGGTTGTTGATGATGATATGCGTAATATATTTGCTTTAAGCAGCGCATTGCAACAATACGATTTAGTAGTAGAGATAGCTAACGACGGTGATGAAGCTCTCGAAAAATTGGAGAGGGTAGAGGGCATAGATATTGTTTTGATGGATATCATGATGCCTAAGATGGATGGCTACGAAGCTACCAGGCATATTCGAAAACAAAACAAATGGAACAAGTTGCCTGTAATAGCGTTAACAGCAAAAGCCATGAAAGAAGACCGCGAAAAGTGTTTGGCTGCCGGCGCTAATGATTACATTACCAAGCCGATTGATATGGACAGGCTAATTTCGCTGATGCAGTTGTGGCTAGAGGGGTAA
- a CDS encoding protein-glutamate O-methyltransferase CheR, with amino-acid sequence MINGTTEAPSLTPLELNDLVNLVKKIHGFDFSGYSKASLKRRISRVMQLKRLGYYDLKHLLVNDLSFFQHFLEEVTVNVTEMFRDPLFYKALNNQVLPYLSTFQHIKVWSAGCSSGEEVYSMAILLKEAGLRNKSFVYGTDINTEVLKEAKKGIYSLRKIKSYAENYQYSGLPGTITDHFTILYDAATIHTELKQNTLFSVHNLISDNVFNEFQLISCRNVFIYFESALQEKILDIFYRSLCPLGFLCLGSKEAIRSDAFKKRFKTVNSKENIYQKIGT; translated from the coding sequence ATGATTAACGGAACTACAGAAGCACCATCGTTAACACCGCTTGAACTCAATGATCTGGTAAACCTGGTAAAGAAAATCCACGGGTTTGACTTTTCCGGCTATTCTAAAGCGTCATTGAAAAGGCGTATATCCAGAGTTATGCAGCTCAAGCGACTAGGGTATTATGACTTGAAGCATCTCCTGGTAAATGACCTGAGCTTTTTTCAGCATTTTTTAGAGGAGGTTACCGTTAACGTAACCGAGATGTTTCGCGACCCGCTTTTTTATAAAGCGCTTAACAACCAGGTACTGCCTTATCTCTCTACATTTCAGCATATAAAGGTGTGGAGTGCCGGCTGCTCATCTGGTGAAGAGGTTTATTCTATGGCTATTCTGTTAAAAGAAGCCGGCTTGCGTAATAAATCATTTGTTTACGGCACTGATATAAATACAGAAGTTCTTAAAGAAGCTAAAAAAGGCATTTACAGCTTGCGTAAAATTAAGTCGTACGCCGAAAATTACCAGTACTCGGGTTTGCCTGGTACGATAACCGATCACTTCACCATTCTTTATGATGCGGCCACCATACACACTGAGCTTAAGCAGAACACACTCTTCTCGGTACATAATTTAATTTCTGATAACGTATTTAACGAATTTCAACTCATAAGTTGCCGTAACGTTTTCATTTACTTTGAATCAGCTTTGCAAGAAAAGATTTTAGACATATTTTACCGCAGCTTATGCCCGCTTGGCTTTTTGTGCCTGGGCAGCAAAGAGGCCATACGGTCTGATGCGTTTAAAAAAAGATTCAAAACGGTCAATTCTAAAGAAAACATCTACCAAAAGATTGGCACTTAA